A window of the Oceanithermus desulfurans genome harbors these coding sequences:
- a CDS encoding Ig-like domain-containing protein produces MKRSRNGWGSFLGLLGVILLTIGLGSAARAVSVELDSIVSEPAGGNCSTGTFRISTNSSYQGTALDVLLEVTAADNEYSGPCIAVNNGVLEVNLKDEDATGTDAWVEMRLQLVQQGTSTLVVVDRLQISSFDLDANPSYTNSDDVYLYNPSGSAVYVSGSSNVTYHSVSLASVGTPGLVYNTQLEGWNGGNCNDSATNPDATCRAGAVFTGTSSIDLRVQNDDAYGDPGENSWRLFFVSLKVSDLEPIFTDNDYGDAPNSYGQAGFERTAYRSLGGGLIPDEEAAYQASAGADSDDTNAGALVFDDEEAVTLNGADFQGQSLELGSSATLDVATYNEPGNPSYLSIWVDWNRDGDFDDAGERVLANQSVTSSGQGTVPVTLTVPANATPGTTYLRVVYSENQVSSPDAAGGGTGEVEDYAFTLFALPTASDDTATTYENTPVLIDVLANDDFGGDGPGTGAISVVSGPSHGTATVDDNGTPGDPTDDTIVYTPDANYSGPDSFTYRICDADGDCDTATVTVTINSVPDSLGPPPPLDLDTDDDTIPDANEMFCGAQSDGNSVAGLQGQYPGRIFWFNWGAVFDDGPQAGDSQTFILSDGTQITVTVVSATAGDGSLSDFVPTDMNTWPGALLQDYYDTPDDREVLYNAQISNVDLDITLSFSAVSPDGTPFVPDIIVSDGESTDEPAEWMSFYTSGYAFEKLEEIPATNTATKVVEGTALLRAVNDPVVDASFEQGRFYLYRTVDSDLIRVVIVNGALPNSSTKQGFAMGVWLTCTPRDTDQDGIPDHKDIDADNDGIFDIVEVGHADADTDHDGRTNGPVGNNGLDDNYETDDTASAQANYTVPDTDGDGLPDYLDIDADNDGINDNIEGQTTAGYVAPAGSDANGNGMDDAYDNSGGYWVNPTDTDGDGAPDYLDLDADNDGDPDSLEGWDTDNDGTADVTPAGTDTDNDGLDDAYDTVVRDAANTYIQAANGQTPASFPDLDNPGNDRDWREPVNDAPTATDDTFTTPEDTTLSGVNVITGDNGG; encoded by the coding sequence GTGAACCTCAAGGATGAGGACGCCACGGGTACCGACGCGTGGGTCGAGATGAGGCTGCAGCTCGTGCAGCAGGGGACCAGCACCCTCGTCGTCGTCGACCGCCTGCAGATTTCGTCGTTCGACCTCGATGCCAATCCCTCATACACCAACAGCGACGACGTCTACCTCTACAATCCCTCCGGCAGCGCCGTTTACGTCTCGGGCAGTTCCAACGTGACCTACCACAGCGTGAGCCTTGCCTCGGTTGGCACACCGGGCCTCGTCTACAACACACAGCTGGAGGGGTGGAATGGGGGCAATTGCAACGACTCCGCCACCAATCCCGACGCTACCTGCCGGGCGGGGGCCGTTTTTACCGGCACCTCCAGCATCGACCTGCGCGTGCAAAACGATGATGCCTATGGAGATCCGGGCGAAAACTCCTGGCGCCTTTTCTTCGTCTCGCTCAAAGTGAGCGACCTCGAGCCCATCTTCACCGACAACGACTACGGCGACGCCCCAAACAGCTACGGCCAGGCCGGCTTCGAGCGCACGGCTTACCGCTCGCTGGGCGGCGGGTTGATCCCCGACGAGGAAGCGGCCTACCAGGCGAGCGCGGGTGCCGACAGCGACGACACCAACGCCGGCGCTCTCGTTTTCGACGACGAGGAGGCCGTAACCCTGAACGGGGCCGACTTCCAGGGGCAGAGCCTCGAACTGGGCTCGAGCGCCACGCTGGACGTGGCCACCTACAACGAGCCTGGAAACCCGTCCTACCTGAGCATCTGGGTCGACTGGAACCGCGACGGCGATTTCGACGACGCGGGTGAGCGGGTGCTGGCCAACCAGTCCGTTACCTCGTCGGGCCAGGGTACCGTTCCCGTAACCCTGACCGTGCCCGCGAACGCCACGCCGGGTACCACGTACCTGCGGGTGGTGTACAGCGAAAACCAGGTCAGCAGCCCCGACGCCGCGGGCGGGGGCACCGGCGAGGTGGAGGACTACGCCTTCACCCTCTTTGCGCTCCCCACCGCCAGCGACGACACCGCCACCACCTACGAGAACACGCCTGTCCTGATCGACGTCCTGGCCAACGACGACTTCGGCGGCGACGGCCCCGGCACCGGCGCCATCAGCGTCGTCAGCGGTCCCAGCCACGGCACCGCCACCGTCGACGACAACGGCACCCCGGGCGACCCCACCGACGACACCATCGTCTACACCCCCGACGCCAACTACAGCGGTCCCGACAGCTTCACCTACCGGATCTGCGACGCCGACGGCGACTGCGATACGGCCACGGTTACCGTCACGATCAACAGCGTTCCGGACAGCCTAGGTCCGCCTCCTCCCCTCGATCTGGACACGGACGACGACACCATCCCGGACGCCAACGAGATGTTCTGCGGTGCGCAGAGCGACGGGAACTCCGTTGCCGGTCTGCAGGGACAGTACCCCGGACGCATTTTCTGGTTTAACTGGGGCGCCGTGTTTGACGACGGTCCGCAGGCGGGCGATTCGCAGACCTTCATCCTGTCCGACGGGACCCAGATCACCGTTACCGTGGTGTCCGCCACCGCGGGTGATGGAAGCCTGTCCGACTTCGTCCCCACCGACATGAACACCTGGCCGGGTGCTTTGCTGCAGGACTATTACGACACGCCCGACGACCGCGAGGTTCTTTACAACGCACAGATAAGCAACGTTGACCTCGACATCACCCTCTCCTTCAGCGCCGTATCCCCCGACGGCACGCCCTTCGTTCCGGACATCATCGTTTCCGATGGAGAGAGCACCGACGAGCCCGCGGAGTGGATGAGCTTCTACACATCCGGCTACGCCTTCGAGAAGCTGGAAGAAATTCCGGCGACGAACACGGCAACCAAGGTCGTGGAAGGTACTGCACTCCTGCGCGCGGTCAACGATCCGGTGGTCGATGCCAGCTTCGAGCAGGGGCGTTTCTACCTCTACCGCACCGTGGACAGCGACCTGATCCGCGTCGTCATCGTCAACGGAGCCCTGCCCAATTCCAGCACCAAGCAGGGCTTTGCCATGGGGGTATGGCTCACCTGTACCCCTCGCGATACGGACCAGGACGGCATCCCTGATCACAAAGATATCGACGCCGACAACGACGGCATCTTTGACATCGTCGAAGTGGGGCACGCTGACGCGGATACCGACCACGACGGACGCACCAACGGCCCGGTCGGCAACAACGGCCTCGACGACAACTACGAGACCGACGACACCGCAAGCGCCCAAGCAAACTACACGGTTCCCGATACCGACGGCGACGGACTGCCCGATTACCTCGACATCGATGCCGACAACGACGGAATCAACGACAACATCGAGGGCCAGACCACGGCGGGTTATGTCGCGCCCGCCGGCAGCGACGCCAACGGCAACGGGATGGACGATGCCTACGACAACAGCGGTGGCTACTGGGTCAACCCCACGGACACCGACGGCGACGGCGCACCCGACTACCTTGACCTCGATGCCGACAACGACGGGGATCCGGACAGCCTGGAGGGTTGGGACACCGACAACGACGGCACCGCCGACGTCACCCCGGCAGGCACGGATACGGACAACGACGGTTTGGACGATGCCTACGACACCGTCGTCCGCGACGCCGCGAACACCTACATCCAGGCGGCCAACGGCCAGACGCCAGCAAGCTTCCCCGACCTGGACAATCCGGGGAACGACCGTGATTGGCGTGAGCCCGTCAACGACGCCCCCACCGCCACCGACGACACCTTCACCACCCCGGAGGACACCACCCTTTCCGGCGTCAACGTGATCACCGGCGACAACGGCGG